The Bradyrhizobium barranii subsp. barranii genome segment GCGGCGCGCTCGAACTGGCGCTTGATCGACCCGGTGCCGTGACCGCTCAGGGGCGCCTCGGCAACGGCGTGAAGAGCCTTGCGCCAATAGGTCAGGCGTTGGGCGGTCGAGGCTCGGCTGATGTCCTCATGGCCGTGGCGGTATTCGACGGCGATGTCTGCAATGCGGTGGCGCAGATAGGGCGAGGTCGTCCAGGCCAGCGCGCTCGCGGTTATTGTGCCCGCGAGCAGGACCAGCGCCGCGCGCCGGCTCAAATGCCTCCAGGCGAGCAGGCCAAGCAGCACCGCGATGCACAGCAGCGCCGTGCGCGCGAAGGCGACGAACACCATGTTGGTGACGAACAGCAGGATCAATGCCAGACAGATGGCTGTCGCGACCACGCTTCCACCGCGCCAGAAGGTCAACGCCGGCAGCGCGAGCGCAAAGGCGCACAGCGTGAATTCCTGGCTCTGGTCGATGTAGTTCTTGACGGGAACGCCGGCCGACGCGGTCGCGGTGAGTTTCCAGGCGGGATCGTGCAGCACGATCCAGGAGTAGACTGCAAGCAGCGCGCAGGATGCGAGAAAGCCAAGGAAAACCCAGAAACCGCGTTCGGATCGGCTGAAGTGATAGAGCAGTGCTGGAATGAGCACGAGCTTTGCGACCGGCTTGATCGCATGCAACCGGTCGGCCCACGCGCCGTCCGACCAGAGCGTGCCGAGAAGCGCGAGCAGCAGGAAGGCAAAGGGCAGGGCGAACGCAGGCCGCGCGAGCTGGCGTCCATAGTCGCGCCAGTCGATGGTCGGCGTCACCACCAGCAGCCAGAGCCCGACGAAGATCGAAGGCGCTGTGGTCGACCAAGGCAGCGACGCCGCGATCAGCACGGCGAGCACATCGGCGGCTCCGATCAGAGCGGGCGATTGGCCCATGGCTTGCCATCGGGCGCGCAAGGCTAGTCGACCGGCCGGGCCGGACGATACCGCGGCTTCAGCAGTCATGCTCAACGACGCTTATTGCG includes the following:
- a CDS encoding O-antigen ligase family protein, translating into MTAEAAVSSGPAGRLALRARWQAMGQSPALIGAADVLAVLIAASLPWSTTAPSIFVGLWLLVVTPTIDWRDYGRQLARPAFALPFAFLLLALLGTLWSDGAWADRLHAIKPVAKLVLIPALLYHFSRSERGFWVFLGFLASCALLAVYSWIVLHDPAWKLTATASAGVPVKNYIDQSQEFTLCAFALALPALTFWRGGSVVATAICLALILLFVTNMVFVAFARTALLCIAVLLGLLAWRHLSRRAALVLLAGTITASALAWTTSPYLRHRIADIAVEYRHGHEDISRASTAQRLTYWRKALHAVAEAPLSGHGTGSIKRQFERAATGGSSLDAEIVSNPHNQTLNVAMQWGVLGVVLLYTMWIAHLRQFLDEGLAAWIGLVAAVQNIASSLLNSHLFDFHAGWTYVLGVGVAGGIVLKAKAGPHLHYEIRIEGEALDSQKFLRAGVRLSAD